A genomic segment from Malus domestica chromosome 05, GDT2T_hap1 encodes:
- the LOC103418649 gene encoding phenylalanine--tRNA ligase alpha subunit, cytoplasmic, with protein sequence MAEEAILGYLESKEEISDSGQFAAERGLDHNEVVNVIKSLHGFRYVVAQDIKREMWMLTDEGRAYTATGSPEVQLFLAIPPEGIPKEELQKKLDPSVFKIGSAQAAKRKWVDMGKQLVTRRIQHVEDEVKNLLLQIQDGQAINQDEIKALKARKLIVAQTWKGYLVKKGPNYAPKRKKVATDLTRENLQRGDWKELEFKEYNFSAKGLPIESGHLHPLLKVRHQLKGIFRQMGFEEMPTNNYVESSFWNFDALFQPQQHPARDSHDTFFLQVPSTTNELPEDYVERVKQIHESGGYQSRGYGYDWKREEADKNLLRTHTTAVSSRMLYALAQKPFVPKKYYSIDRVFRNEAVDRTHLAEFHQIEGLVCDRGLALGDLLGVLKEFFSRLGMSKLRFKPAYNPYTEPSMEIFSYHEGLGKWVEIGNSGMFRPEMLLPMGLPEDVRVIAWGLSLERPTMILYGIDNIRDLFGHKVDLGLIKRNPVCRLGL encoded by the exons atggCGGAGGAGGCAATTCTAGGATACCTGGAGTCAAAGGAGGAAATATCAGATTCCGGTCAGTTTGCAGCTGAACGTGGGCTCGATCACAACGAGGTTGTCAACGTTATCAAGAGCCTCCATGGTTTCAGATATGTTGTCGCACAG GACATCAAAAGAGAGATGTGGATGCTTACTGATGAAGGAAGGGCATACACTGCTACCGGGTCACCGGAAGTGCAGCTGTTCCTGGCCATACCACCAGAGGGTATCCCCAAAGAAGAATTGCAG AAAAAGCTGGATCCATCAGTTTTCAAAATTGGAAGCGCCCAGGCTGCGaagagaaaatgggtggatatGGGCAAGCAACTAGTAACCCGAAGG ATCCAACATGTGGAGGACGAAGTAAAAAATTTGCTTCTACAGATACAAGATGGGCAg GCCATCAACCAAGATGAAATTAAGGCTCTCAAAGCAAGAAAGCTTATTGTTGCACA AACATGGAAGGGCTACTTGGTGAAAAAGGGCCCCAATTATGCtccaaagagaaagaaagtagCTACAGATTTGACTCGAGAGAATCTTCAAAG GGGCGATTGGAAGGAACTGGAGTTCAAAGAGTATAACTTCAGCGCTAAAGGTCTGCCTATTGAAAGTGGTCATCTTCATCCGCTGCTCAAG GTACGACATCAGTTGAAGGGTATTTTCAGGCAGATGGG GTTTGAGGAGATGCCAACAAACAATTATGTCGAGAGCAG CTTCTGGAACTTTGATGCGCTTTTCCAGCCACAACAACACCCTGCCCGTGATTCGCATGATACATTTTTCCTACAAG TTCCTTCAACCACCAATGAGCTGCCTGAAGATTACGTTGAGCGGGTGAAGCAGATTCATGAGTCTGGTGGTTATCAATCCCGAGG ATATGGGTATGATTGGAAAAGAGAGGAAGCAGACAAAAATCTTCTGCGAACTCACACAACTGCTGTTTCCTCCAGGATGCTGTACGCACTAGCCCAG AAACCATTTGTGCCCAAAAAGTACTACTCTATTGATCGTGTGTTCAGAAATGAAGCAGTAGATCGAACACATCTTGCAGAGTTCCACCAGATAGAAG GTTTGGTATGTGATCGAGGGCTTGCTCTTGGTGACTTGTTAGGAGTACTCAAAGAATTCTTCTCACGTCTGG GCATGTCGAAACTGCGATTCAAGCCAGCTTATAATCCATATACCGAGCCTAGCATGGAGATTTTCAG TTATCATGAAGGCTTGGGGAAATGGGTAGAAATTGGAAATTCAGGCATGTTTAGACCTGAAATGCTGCTTCCTATGGGACTCCCGGAAGATGTTCGTGTTATTGCATGGGGCCTCTCCCTCGAAAG ACCGACGATGATTCTCTATGGGATTGATAACATCAGAGATCTTTTCGGACACAAG GTCGATCTTGGTCTCATCAAGAGAAACCCAGTCTGTCGGCTTGGATTATAA
- the LOC103415379 gene encoding BURP domain-containing protein BNM2C-like, translating into MSYEKNESPNYITNHGTKEAHESKEVETPYVMGYGTKKGGKEVETPYVMSYEKNQRPNYITNYGAKEAHESKEVDAPYILGYISARDTKEPKEVEAPYITGYISAQGTKVPKEVEAPYITAYISTHSAKEKVGTKCKHHKHVNPPSFDTKHSQEPTSKGHEHHHMHTHSSSPMDHNEASWQGFFTFDDLHKGMIMPLNFPNQEHSPFLPKDVADSIPFSTPQLPQLLQLLSIPQGSRDANNMAYALEQCEMKPINGETKLCATSLESMTDFVTKIIGAGVRFNILSTTHPITSTSITQNYILKEPKEVLASKMVFCHPLAYPYAVFFCHHFEKDTKFFKVRLRGENGDKVEAMAVCPMDTSDWVPNHNIFGPL; encoded by the coding sequence ATGAGTTATGAGAAAAATGAGAGCCCTAATTACATAACCAACCATGGAACCAAGGAAGCACATGAGTCAAAAGAAGTTGAGACTCCTTATGTAATGGGTTATGGAACTAAAAAAGGCGGGAAAGAAGTTGAGACTCCCTATGTAATGAGTTATGAGAAAAATCAGAGGCCTAATTACATAACCAACTATGGAGCCAAGGAAGCACATGAGTCAAAAGAAGTTGATGCGCCTTACATACTTGGATACATTTCTGCACGAGACACAAAGGAGccaaaagaagttgaagcaCCTTACATAACTGGGTACATTTCTGCACAAGGCACAAAAGTGCCGAAAGAAGTTGAAGCGCCATATATAACTGCGTACATTTCTACACACAGCGCAAAAGAAAAGGTCGGGACCAAGTGTAAACATCATAAGCATGTTAATCCACCTTCATTTGACACCAAACACTCACAAGAGCCAACATCAAAGGGCCACGAACACCATCATATGCATACACATTCATCGTCTCCAATGGATCACAATGAGGCATCCTGGCAAGGATTTTTCACATTTGATGATTTACACAAAGGTATGATAATGCCACTCAACTTTCCCAACCAAGAACATTCTCCTTTCTTACCTAAAGATGTAGCAGATTCCATTCCTTTCTCGACACCACAACTCCCACAGCTTCTTCAACTCTTGTCAATCCCACAAGGTTCTCGAGACGCAAACAACATGGCATATGCACTCGAACAATGTGAGATGAAACCCATCAATGGGGAGACCAAATTATGTGCCACTTCTCTTGAGTCAATGACAGATTTTGTTACCAAGATCATTGGTGCTGGAGTTCGCTTCAACATTCTCTCAACCACACACCCCATAACATCAACATCCATCACACAAAACTATATTTTGAAAGAGCCTAAAGAAGTTTTGGCTTCGAAAATGGTTTTTTGCCATCCGTTGGCTTATCCTTATGCAGTTTTCTTTTGCCATCATTTTGAGAAAGACACCAAGTTCTTCAAGGTTCGACTCAGAGGTGAGAATGGGGATAAGGTGGAAGCTATGGCTGTATGCCCGATGGACACTTCTGATTGGGTCCCTAACCACAATATATTTGGCCCGCTGTGA